In the genome of Delphinus delphis chromosome 15, mDelDel1.2, whole genome shotgun sequence, one region contains:
- the DNAAF5 gene encoding dynein axonemal assembly factor 5 isoform X2 — protein sequence MAALVATEAAASPDPAEAAETAEAAELSRVLSRMLPGLEADSKLGRRRALEALQRTLEAARPEAPDGDPAAAAAAFQGPWARLLLPRLLRCLADPAEGCRALAVHLLDLGLRRAARPRDALPRLLPALAARLAGPEPARRPPPEVCEELRLALVQLLHLAVRLSGAALAPHLDDAVRVLRCTLLDPFAAVRRESCECAADLARATPDHFHMQSESLIGPLMQSISHQHWKVRVAVIEATGTVIQFGSGKSVDDVLPHFAQRLFDDVPQVRQAVARVVGGWLLHLRDRYSFLHRLIPLLLSSLDDEIPEIACEAAGLWEQVGLRWQMENEEDLKDKLDFAGPPPAHHPSPGSRPGLGCRELVFRNLSKILPAICHDITDWVVATRVKSAQLLAVLLLHAEGHITQHLEPVLRTLLHACADEEKAVVHSCARSAELIGTFVSPEVFLKLILSMLRKSPSPSGLLVFASVIRGCPREALRPHVKVIAMELAHAHICQGSENRLYGERLLQCVQAVVSVSREDCRGAGVPLMEVLVTVLALWGPAGLGAKVQEALAELAAVESVDGSQDLFRAHVGALLERLAASHRDWTGRSTGFLQFDVVLAHSGPALGEALPQLVPILRSCLQPARDPPMRLKLFSTLSGLLLGARETVDSQGARPGCWWLWRSPWACPGWASWSRGPAAFEQTVPWLPGHPDQGHLRPQSAVACGEDGCGHPYSGCVLPLGACQQRGPVR from the exons ATGGCGGCGCTGGTGGCGACCGAGGCCGCGGCGTCCCCGGACCCGGCGGAAGCCGCCGAGACGGCCGAGGCGGCGGAGCTAAGCCGCGTACTGAGCCGCATGCTGCCCGGTCTGGAGGCCGACAGCAAGCTGGGCCGGCGGCGCGCGCTGGAGGCGCTGCAGCGCACCCTGGAGGCGGCGCGGCCCGAGGCGCCCGACGGCGAccccgccgccgcagccgccgccttTCAGGGCCCGTGGGCGCGCTTGCTGCTGCCGCGCCTGCTGCGCTGCCTGGCCGACCCGGCCGAGGGCTGCCGCGCGCTGGCCGTACACCTGCTGGACTTGGGCCTGCGGCGAGCCGCCCGGCCCCGTGACGCCCTCCCGCGCCTGCTGCCCGCTCTCGCCGCGCGCCTGGCCGGCCCCGAGCCCGCGCGCCGCCCACCGCCCGAGGTCTGCGAGGAGCTGCGCCTGGCGCTAGTGCAGCTGCTCCACCTGGCCGTACGCCTGAGCGGCGCTGCGCTCGCGCCCCACCTGGACGACGCGGTGCGCGTGCTGCGCTGCACGCTGCTTGACCCCTTCGCCGCCGTGCGCCGAGAGAGCTGCGAGTGCGCCGCAGACCTGGCGCGCGCTACGCCAG ACCACTTCCACATGCAGTCGGAGTCCTTGATCGGCCCCCTGATGCAGTCCATCTCCCACCAGCACTGGAAGGTGCGGGTGGCCGTCATCGAGGCCACGGGCACGGTGATCCAGTTTGGCAGCGGGAAGTCAGTGGACGACGTCCTTCCTCACTTTGCTCAGCGGCTCTTTGATGATGTCCCCCAG GTGCGCCAGGCGGTGGCGCGCGTGGTCGGGGGCTGGCTGCTGCACCTGCGGGACCGCTACTCGTTCTTGCACAGGCTCATCCCGCTTCTCCTGAGCAGCCTCGACGACGAGATCCCCGAGATCGC GTGCGAGGCAGCCGGCCTCTGGGAGCAGGTCGGGCTGCGCTGGCAGATGGAGAACGAGGAGGACCTCAAGGACAAGCTGGACTTCGCTGGCCCACCCCCCGCACACCACCCCTCGCCAG GGAGCCGCCCGGGGCTGGGCTGCCGGGAGCTGGTCTTCAGAAACCTCTCCAAGATCCTTCCCGCCATCTGTCACGACATCACCGACTGGGTGGTGGCGACCAGGGTGAAGTCGGCACAGCTGCTGGCGGTACTGCTGCTGCACGCGGAAGGCCACATCACGCAGCACCTGGAGCCCGTCCTGCGCACCCTGCTCCACGCCTGTGCCGACGAGGAGAAGGCCGTGGTCCACAGT TGCGCGAGATCTGCAGAGCTGATCGGGACCTTCGTCAGCCCGGAGGTGTTTCTGAAGTTGATCTTGTCGATGCTGAGGAAGTCTCCCTCCCCCTCCGGCCTCCTGGTCTTTGCCTCCGTCATCCGAGGCTGCCCGAGGGAGGCCCTCCGGCCGCACGTGAAGGTCATCGCCATGGAGCTGGCCCACGCTCACATCTGCCAGGGGTCTGAAAAT CGCCTGTACGGGGAGCGCCTGCTGCAGTGCGTGCAGGCCGTGGTGTCCGTGAGCCGGGAGGACTGCCGAGGGGCCGGCGTGCCGCTCATGGAGGTGCTGGTGACTGTCCTGGCGCTGTGGGGACCCGCAGGCCTTGGTGCCAAG GTTCAGGAGGCGCTGGCCGAGCTGGCTGCGGTGGAGAGCGTGGACGGCAGCCAGGACCTCTTCCGAGCGCACGTGGGCGCCCTCCTGGAGCGGCTGGCTGCCTCGCACCGGGACTGGACCGGCCGCTCCACGGGGTTCCTGCAGTTTGACGTGGTGCTTGCTCACTCAG GCCCTGCCCTCGGAGAAGCCTTGCCCCAGCTGGTCCCCATCCTCAGGAGCTGCCTCCAGCCAGCCCGGGACCCACCCATGCGCCTGAAGCTCTTCTCCACCCTGTCGGGGCTGCTGCTGGGAGCCCGGGAGACGGTGGACTCGCAGGG GGCAAGGCCCGGATGCTGGTGGCTCTGGAGGAGCCCGTGGGCCTGCCCGGGCTGGGCTTCCTGGTCTCGGGGCCCAGCTGCGTTTGAACAG ACAGTTCCATGGCTACCTGGACACCCTGATCAAGGACATCTTCGTCCCCAATCTGCAGTGGCATGCGGGGAGGACGGCTGCGGCCATCCGTACAGCGGCTGTGTCCTGCCTCTGGGCGCTTGTCAGCAGCGGGGTCCTGTCAGATGA